One window of Kosmotoga arenicorallina S304 genomic DNA carries:
- a CDS encoding DUF2520 domain-containing protein, which produces MRISVVGIGKAGSLLAKFFYRKGYSVSHLINRTPEQALKLAHELPGCKAGGFELLAELEDVVIIATSDSAIRDTFLRIWNVNTRPEYFIHLSGAISSRVFEEAAKAEKGVASFHPNLSISSFSISPSLLQKAIFGLEGNEKGIAFLASIAKKEGLRYVNISTESKILYHAAAVFSSNFTQLMLKQAESLYREKLLFDNLSVVELLESYLEGLLKKVKTGTLSEFSGPAARNDQRTLELEQRCLSEINPKLGKLYEELSCMIRHVRGD; this is translated from the coding sequence ATGAGAATATCAGTTGTCGGAATTGGAAAAGCCGGGAGTTTATTGGCAAAGTTTTTTTATAGAAAAGGGTATTCTGTCTCGCACCTGATTAACAGAACACCAGAGCAGGCTCTAAAGTTGGCTCATGAACTGCCAGGCTGTAAAGCAGGCGGATTTGAGCTATTAGCAGAGCTCGAAGATGTGGTCATAATAGCCACTTCTGATTCCGCTATTAGAGATACCTTTTTGAGAATATGGAATGTTAACACCAGACCCGAATATTTCATACACCTTAGTGGTGCGATTAGTTCCCGGGTTTTTGAAGAAGCCGCCAAGGCAGAAAAGGGCGTTGCAAGTTTTCATCCTAATCTATCCATATCCAGCTTTTCTATTTCACCTTCCCTTTTGCAAAAAGCCATTTTTGGACTGGAGGGAAATGAAAAAGGAATTGCATTCCTGGCTTCAATTGCTAAAAAAGAGGGACTTAGGTATGTTAATATTTCAACGGAAAGCAAAATTCTTTACCATGCTGCTGCTGTTTTCAGCTCAAATTTTACCCAGCTTATGCTAAAACAAGCAGAGAGTTTGTATCGCGAAAAGCTCCTGTTTGATAACCTGAGTGTCGTTGAACTTTTGGAATCTTATCTTGAAGGTCTTCTTAAAAAGGTGAAGACGGGTACCCTTAGCGAATTTAGTGGTCCAGCAGCCCGAAATGATCAAAGAACCCTTGAATTGGAACAAAGATGTTTATCTGAGATCAATCCTAAACTTGGTAAGCTTTACGAGGAGCTTTCATGCATGATACGACATGTGAGAGGTGATTAG
- a CDS encoding cytidine deaminase, giving the protein MLTKEEKKLLIEKAKEARENSYSPYSNFAVGAALLTEDGEIFLGTNVENASLGLTICAERSAIFSAVSNGKRKFKGLVVVGSQEAPTPPCGACRQVMAEFGEFTVILAGRNEVMETSVSELLPLQFDLRGE; this is encoded by the coding sequence ATGCTGACCAAAGAGGAAAAGAAGCTGCTGATTGAAAAAGCCAAGGAAGCAAGAGAGAACTCATATTCCCCTTATTCGAATTTTGCAGTTGGTGCGGCTCTCTTAACAGAAGATGGAGAGATATTTCTGGGAACGAATGTAGAAAATGCTTCCCTGGGTCTTACCATATGTGCTGAACGCAGTGCCATCTTTTCCGCGGTAAGTAACGGCAAAAGGAAATTCAAAGGCTTGGTTGTTGTTGGGTCACAGGAAGCCCCGACCCCACCCTGTGGCGCATGCCGTCAGGTTATGGCTGAATTTGGAGAGTTTACAGTCATATTGGCAGGACGAAATGAGGTAATGGAAACCAGTGTGTCTGAATTACTTCCGTTACAATTTGATTTAAGAGGAGAATGA
- the gltX gene encoding glutamate--tRNA ligase, which yields MVRVRFAPSPTGHLHVGGARTALFNYLYARHSDGKFVLRIEDTDLERSTKESEEKLIESLLWMGISWDEGPDIGGSYGPYRQSERKYIYRQMAERLLEEGKAYEVFASPEEIKRLHDSLMAKGKAPHYSEEMFREFDTPERRKEFREKGLKPAIFFKMPRKEYAFIDLVKGEVVFKEGSLGDFAIMRSNGLPIYNFAVVVDDISMEITHVIRGDDHLSNTLKQLALYEAFGIIPPKFAHVSMILGPDGKKLSKRHGATSVEEFRDKGFLPEAFVNYLALLGWSHPEGKEIMHIDEMIREFSIERLHSSPAVFDVAKARWMNGVYIREVNLERVTELSIPYIIEKGYMTEEQAKANIKWLRKAVDSVRKGVEILEEIPEKLEVYFKDPETIELSKKTEEDKQVVLVLKKIKEYLEEINTWEHKAVVDVVKRAIKEIKPDRKLFYQTFRKVLTGMDEGPELVEVLFLLGKNKVTDRIDRAVGNL from the coding sequence ATGGTTAGAGTTAGGTTTGCTCCAAGCCCAACAGGGCACTTGCATGTAGGAGGAGCCAGGACGGCTCTTTTTAATTATCTTTATGCCAGACATTCTGATGGAAAATTCGTTCTTAGAATAGAAGACACCGATTTAGAAAGATCAACAAAAGAATCTGAAGAAAAATTGATAGAATCTCTTCTATGGATGGGGATTTCATGGGATGAAGGTCCTGATATTGGTGGGTCTTATGGTCCTTACCGGCAAAGCGAAAGGAAATATATATACAGACAGATGGCAGAAAGATTGCTTGAAGAGGGGAAAGCTTATGAAGTTTTCGCTTCCCCTGAAGAAATCAAAAGACTGCATGACTCTCTGATGGCTAAGGGCAAAGCTCCGCATTATTCAGAAGAGATGTTCAGAGAATTTGATACTCCGGAAAGGCGCAAGGAATTTAGAGAAAAGGGTTTGAAGCCTGCTATATTTTTCAAGATGCCAAGGAAGGAATACGCCTTTATTGATCTGGTAAAGGGTGAAGTCGTTTTCAAAGAGGGTTCGCTGGGCGATTTTGCGATTATGCGGTCAAATGGCTTACCCATATACAATTTTGCAGTGGTTGTGGACGATATATCTATGGAGATAACCCATGTAATCAGGGGTGATGACCATCTTTCAAATACACTAAAACAATTAGCTCTTTATGAGGCCTTTGGAATTATACCGCCGAAATTTGCACATGTATCGATGATCCTCGGCCCTGATGGTAAAAAGCTGAGCAAAAGGCATGGAGCTACATCTGTAGAGGAATTCCGTGACAAGGGTTTCCTTCCCGAGGCTTTTGTTAACTATCTTGCCTTGCTGGGATGGTCCCATCCAGAAGGGAAAGAAATAATGCATATTGATGAAATGATAAGGGAATTTTCCATTGAAAGACTTCATTCAAGCCCGGCCGTTTTTGATGTGGCAAAGGCGCGCTGGATGAATGGTGTTTATATCCGGGAGGTTAATCTTGAAAGGGTCACGGAATTATCTATTCCATATATAATTGAAAAAGGTTACATGACTGAAGAGCAGGCTAAGGCCAACATAAAGTGGTTGAGAAAAGCCGTGGATTCTGTCCGAAAAGGTGTTGAAATTCTTGAAGAAATTCCTGAAAAGCTCGAAGTGTATTTCAAAGATCCCGAAACTATCGAATTATCCAAGAAAACTGAAGAAGATAAGCAAGTGGTACTTGTTTTGAAGAAAATAAAGGAATATCTCGAAGAGATAAACACCTGGGAGCACAAAGCAGTGGTGGATGTTGTCAAAAGAGCAATAAAAGAAATCAAACCTGATAGGAAGCTTTTCTATCAAACTTTTAGAAAGGTTCTTACAGGCATGGATGAAGGGCCGGAGCTTGTGGAAGTTCTCTTCCTGCTTGGAAAAAACAAAGTTACGGATAGGATAGATAGGGCGGTGGGCAATCTGTGA
- a CDS encoding hemolysin family protein has translation MEDPASTGDPLSLLLNFLFLVFLIYLSGLFSGSETALTSVSRLKLRKLLKEEKDKSMQQILQESLEKPNKMLTAILIMNNLVNILASSVATLLVLKILPESAQSTAAAIVTGVMTFLILVFGEITPKIHARENSEKVFRRIISFISFVTRVLTPIIWLLMRISNALIVIRGGKKVRETPFITEDEIISAVDAGHEEGVLLPEERRMMKMSLELKDTSVKEIMTPRVEIVCIEEDAVLRDLLNLVHEEGYSRIPVYRDNIDRIVGVCYAKDIIGYIAERNYTEKILNTIPVKEIMRAPFFIPETKKIHDLMKEFKQRKIHLAIVVDEYGGTAGLVSMEDILEEFTGEILDEYDVESEEITIEKIGENTYIIDGMTPINDIERELEVKFPETEFETVGGYLLEVLERFPEVGEIISIDGFDFEIIAIGKNRIEKIKLTVERRRRHADQRGKEAAD, from the coding sequence GTGGAAGACCCAGCCAGTACTGGAGACCCTCTCTCGTTGTTATTGAACTTTCTGTTTCTTGTTTTTTTGATCTATCTTTCTGGACTTTTTTCCGGTTCTGAGACCGCTCTTACTTCTGTGAGTAGGTTGAAGTTAAGGAAACTCCTAAAAGAGGAAAAAGACAAATCCATGCAGCAAATTCTTCAAGAATCCCTTGAAAAGCCAAATAAGATGCTCACAGCGATTCTCATAATGAATAATCTTGTCAACATTCTCGCATCTTCTGTGGCCACACTTCTGGTATTAAAAATACTGCCTGAAAGTGCTCAGAGCACTGCAGCAGCTATAGTAACCGGTGTGATGACTTTTCTGATACTTGTCTTTGGTGAGATAACACCCAAGATCCATGCAAGGGAAAATTCTGAAAAAGTCTTTCGCAGGATAATAAGTTTTATCTCCTTTGTAACAAGGGTTCTCACCCCGATTATATGGCTTCTTATGAGAATCTCCAACGCTTTGATAGTGATCAGAGGAGGAAAAAAAGTCAGAGAAACCCCCTTTATAACCGAGGATGAAATCATTTCCGCTGTCGACGCAGGCCATGAAGAAGGTGTACTGCTTCCCGAAGAAAGACGTATGATGAAGATGTCCCTGGAATTAAAGGACACCTCTGTAAAAGAAATTATGACACCAAGGGTTGAAATAGTGTGTATAGAAGAGGATGCAGTACTCAGGGATCTATTAAATCTTGTTCATGAAGAAGGGTATTCACGAATACCCGTTTACCGGGATAACATTGACCGCATTGTTGGTGTGTGCTATGCAAAAGATATCATTGGCTATATTGCGGAGAGAAATTACACGGAAAAGATTTTGAATACTATTCCGGTAAAGGAAATAATGCGCGCTCCATTTTTCATACCGGAAACCAAAAAAATCCATGATTTGATGAAAGAATTCAAGCAGAGAAAAATTCATTTAGCCATTGTAGTGGATGAATATGGTGGTACTGCGGGACTGGTGTCCATGGAAGACATCCTTGAGGAGTTTACAGGGGAAATTCTGGATGAGTACGATGTAGAATCCGAGGAAATAACAATAGAGAAGATAGGTGAGAATACATATATAATAGATGGAATGACACCTATAAATGATATTGAAAGAGAACTTGAAGTCAAATTCCCTGAAACGGAGTTTGAAACCGTAGGTGGATATCTGCTTGAAGTTTTGGAGCGTTTTCCTGAGGTTGGTGAGATAATAAGTATAGATGGTTTCGACTTTGAAATCATAGCAATTGGTAAGAACCGTATCGAGAAAATAAAGCTTACTGTGGAACGGAGGAGAAGACATGCTGACCAAAGAGGAAAAGAAGCTGCTGATTGA
- a CDS encoding FtsW/RodA/SpoVE family cell cycle protein — MRKGTDFLLPFNLVALMSYGLLALFSATYGSRYSGLFYRQLFWDVLALSAFFVVSRFSFRFWKTLTVKLLLISFLLLIVVLFLPPVSGSRRWMNLGIASFQPSEVAKFVIVLFLAKLYSESKGGFFAGTAITGLIALLIYREPDLGMTLMILGIWFFITFFSRKFDKWILVVLIMGLVLFPLLMFFGLEEYQMNRIISFMNPEKYASSSAYNTVQAIRAIGSGGFAGKGLLLGVMNRYGFVPEDYTDFIFSVIGEEMGFVGAFTLLVLYAILMLNLWSATKKAPDMFSYLVSVGVMVTFLIHITENIGMNIGLMPVTGIPLPFISYGGSSVMIFSAQLGLVYRVLTKKVEAKFRTSEI, encoded by the coding sequence ATGAGAAAAGGCACTGATTTCCTTTTACCGTTTAACCTGGTTGCTCTTATGTCCTATGGACTTCTGGCATTGTTTTCTGCTACATATGGTAGCAGATATTCTGGTTTGTTTTACAGGCAATTGTTCTGGGATGTGCTTGCATTATCAGCCTTTTTTGTTGTATCCAGATTCAGTTTCAGATTCTGGAAAACTCTTACCGTCAAGCTGCTATTAATCTCATTTTTACTGTTGATAGTTGTGCTATTTTTGCCTCCTGTATCAGGTTCAAGGCGCTGGATGAACCTTGGTATTGCGAGTTTTCAGCCGTCAGAAGTGGCTAAATTTGTGATAGTTCTTTTTCTGGCCAAGCTGTATTCGGAATCGAAAGGTGGCTTTTTCGCAGGCACAGCAATAACTGGATTAATTGCATTGCTGATTTATAGAGAACCGGATCTCGGGATGACTCTTATGATTTTGGGGATCTGGTTTTTTATCACTTTTTTCAGCAGAAAATTCGATAAATGGATTCTTGTTGTGCTGATAATGGGGCTTGTTCTTTTTCCTTTGCTGATGTTTTTCGGGCTTGAAGAGTATCAGATGAATAGAATTATCAGCTTTATGAACCCTGAAAAATACGCATCGAGTTCGGCATATAATACTGTACAAGCTATAAGGGCTATAGGTTCTGGGGGATTTGCAGGAAAGGGCTTATTGTTAGGTGTTATGAACAGATACGGTTTTGTTCCAGAAGACTATACCGATTTTATTTTCTCTGTTATTGGTGAAGAAATGGGGTTTGTTGGAGCATTTACATTGCTCGTGCTTTATGCGATTTTGATGTTGAACTTATGGAGTGCAACCAAAAAAGCCCCGGATATGTTTTCATATCTCGTTTCTGTTGGAGTTATGGTTACTTTTCTAATCCACATAACTGAAAACATAGGAATGAACATTGGATTAATGCCGGTTACAGGTATTCCACTTCCTTTTATCAGTTACGGTGGCAGTTCAGTGATGATTTTTTCAGCTCAGCTCGGATTGGTATATAGGGTGCTTACCAAAAAAGTCGAGGCTAAATTTAGAACCAGTGAGATATAA
- the panB gene encoding 3-methyl-2-oxobutanoate hydroxymethyltransferase, translating to MNVRKIINSKGKEKLSMITVYSYFQAKMAEEAGIDLLLVGDSYGNVMLGYENTLPVSMEHLLPVVEAVKRGARNSFIIADMPFMSYQPSESEAIKNACLFMKAGANAVKIEGGVEVASLIKKLTDYGIPVMGHVGLTPQHLNKIGGYFVQGRSEKSIKNLVENVNALEDAGAFAIVLELIVEEVARTLTEELKIPTIGIGSGKYCDGQVLVWHDLLGINTEFKPTFVKRYANLRETIVNALKRYDEEVKSVKFPSDEHSFREVKG from the coding sequence GTGAACGTGCGAAAAATAATAAATTCCAAGGGAAAAGAAAAGCTTTCCATGATAACTGTTTATAGTTATTTTCAGGCAAAGATGGCCGAAGAGGCAGGAATAGACCTGTTACTTGTCGGAGACTCTTATGGAAATGTGATGCTCGGCTACGAGAACACACTTCCTGTTTCAATGGAGCATCTTCTGCCCGTTGTAGAAGCGGTAAAGAGAGGTGCTCGAAATTCGTTCATCATAGCCGACATGCCCTTTATGTCTTATCAACCTTCTGAAAGTGAAGCAATAAAGAATGCCTGCCTTTTTATGAAGGCCGGTGCCAATGCTGTAAAAATCGAAGGTGGCGTTGAGGTTGCCAGCCTCATAAAAAAATTGACTGATTACGGAATTCCTGTAATGGGTCATGTTGGTCTCACCCCACAGCACTTGAATAAGATTGGCGGCTATTTTGTGCAAGGGCGCAGTGAAAAGAGCATTAAAAATCTGGTGGAAAATGTCAATGCTCTTGAAGACGCAGGAGCTTTTGCTATTGTCTTAGAACTCATAGTTGAGGAAGTGGCAAGGACATTGACAGAAGAATTGAAAATCCCCACAATCGGAATTGGATCAGGTAAATATTGTGATGGGCAGGTGCTTGTGTGGCATGACCTTTTGGGGATCAACACAGAATTCAAACCAACTTTTGTGAAACGCTATGCAAATCTTAGAGAAACAATAGTAAATGCTTTGAAAAGATACGACGAAGAGGTCAAGTCGGTAAAATTTCCTTCAGACGAGCACAGTTTCAGGGAGGTGAAAGGATGA
- a CDS encoding 23S rRNA (pseudouridine(1915)-N(3))-methyltransferase RlmH, which yields MTFEIVVTGKIKTDFIKIGVEQYLKWVSPYATVKITTLPPGRGSNIEEIKKEEAKRYIGIIEVEKYAKVLILDERGKIPTSVQFASKLKTWQNRSVKKVLFLIGGPYGFSREILEGGWELFSLSKLTFTHEMAVLLLLEQLYRAETIIKGKTYHY from the coding sequence GTGACCTTTGAAATAGTGGTAACCGGTAAGATCAAAACGGATTTCATCAAAATAGGGGTGGAACAGTACTTGAAATGGGTGTCCCCTTATGCTACGGTTAAAATTACAACGTTACCACCGGGAAGAGGAAGCAATATTGAAGAAATAAAAAAGGAAGAAGCAAAAAGATATATCGGTATAATTGAAGTTGAGAAATATGCAAAGGTTTTGATTCTTGATGAAAGAGGGAAAATCCCCACATCGGTTCAATTTGCATCGAAGCTAAAAACATGGCAAAATAGAAGTGTGAAAAAAGTATTGTTTCTCATAGGTGGGCCTTATGGCTTTTCCCGTGAAATACTGGAAGGCGGATGGGAGCTTTTCTCATTGTCAAAGCTAACTTTTACCCATGAGATGGCGGTGTTACTGCTCTTAGAACAGCTATACAGGGCTGAAACAATAATAAAGGGAAAAACATATCACTATTGA
- the ftcD gene encoding glutamate formimidoyltransferase, with the protein MKIVESVPNFSEGRRQEVVEAIVDEARAVEKVWVLDYSSDPDHNRSVVTIAGDPEAVIKALFNMSKKAQELIDLRKHRGEHPRMGAVDVIPLVPIMGVTKEECVELSKELGKKIGEELEIPVYLYEYSASSKERENLSEIRKGEFEGFHEKIKLPQWKPDFGPDEVHPTAGVVAVGCREFLIAFNVNLGTDNIEIAKKIAKSVRHISGGFRYVKALGFKLEERGIVQVSMNLTNYKKTPIHRVFEIIKLEAERYGVPIVGSEIVGMVPMKALFDVADFYLRLENYDPDSVIEKKLLDAISREVDQ; encoded by the coding sequence ATGAAAATCGTCGAATCAGTTCCCAATTTCAGTGAAGGCAGGAGACAAGAAGTAGTAGAAGCTATTGTAGATGAAGCAAGAGCAGTTGAAAAAGTATGGGTTCTCGACTATTCAAGCGATCCAGATCATAATAGATCGGTAGTGACCATTGCTGGAGATCCTGAGGCTGTTATTAAAGCACTTTTTAACATGTCAAAAAAAGCTCAGGAATTGATAGATCTCAGAAAACATCGTGGCGAACACCCAAGAATGGGAGCGGTAGATGTCATTCCTCTTGTGCCTATTATGGGGGTTACAAAGGAAGAATGTGTAGAACTTTCAAAAGAGCTTGGCAAAAAAATCGGTGAAGAACTTGAGATACCGGTGTATCTTTATGAGTATTCTGCTAGCTCAAAGGAACGCGAGAATCTTTCGGAGATTAGAAAAGGGGAATTCGAAGGTTTTCATGAAAAAATAAAGCTCCCTCAATGGAAGCCCGATTTTGGACCTGATGAAGTTCATCCCACTGCTGGTGTCGTAGCTGTAGGATGCAGGGAATTCCTAATAGCCTTCAACGTTAACCTCGGTACAGACAATATTGAAATTGCAAAAAAAATTGCAAAATCCGTCAGGCATATTAGCGGTGGGTTCAGGTATGTAAAAGCTCTGGGTTTTAAGCTTGAAGAGAGGGGTATAGTACAGGTTTCCATGAATTTGACGAACTATAAAAAGACCCCCATTCATAGAGTTTTTGAAATTATTAAGCTTGAAGCGGAAAGATATGGTGTCCCAATAGTTGGCTCGGAAATTGTCGGCATGGTTCCGATGAAAGCCCTCTTTGATGTTGCAGATTTTTATTTGCGCCTGGAAAACTACGATCCCGATTCGGTTATCGAAAAGAAACTGCTCGATGCAATTTCACGTGAGGTTGATCAATAA
- the hutI gene encoding imidazolonepropionase: protein MELDALIVGLKEIVSPIHKGPVRGKEMGMLRVIKRANIGIKDGKIAYIGTEKPPALRKIQAKGLIALPGFVDCHTHIPFIGNRSSEFLMRLEGKSYMEIMENGGGIFSTVEAVRKASETELFQYNMKNLVEMAHCGITTVEGKSGYGLDEKSELKQLRVLNRLNKSQPIDVISTFLGAHAFPHNYRDKREYLEYLLGFTDKVKEYTDTADIFCEKGVFEPDESRRFLKELVKQGFRIRMHADELVNSGGGKLAVELGAVSADHLIAADEVTLETIANSDVTAVLMPGTSFFLKEKYARGDFLVEHNGIVALGSDFNPGSCNIYNPQIVIHLAVSRNGLSVEEAITAYTANSAHVLSMADSKGLLEIGYDADIALLDMDSYIDLPYMFSRKIVTATIKKGRVIAGDL, encoded by the coding sequence ATGGAGCTTGATGCTCTAATTGTTGGTCTTAAAGAGATCGTTTCCCCCATCCACAAAGGCCCCGTCAGGGGTAAAGAAATGGGAATGCTCAGAGTTATAAAAAGAGCGAATATAGGTATAAAGGATGGAAAAATCGCCTATATCGGGACTGAAAAGCCGCCTGCGTTGAGAAAAATCCAGGCAAAGGGATTGATAGCTTTGCCCGGGTTTGTTGATTGCCACACTCATATTCCCTTTATAGGAAATCGAAGCTCTGAGTTTCTCATGCGCCTCGAGGGGAAAAGCTATATGGAAATAATGGAGAACGGCGGCGGCATTTTTTCAACTGTTGAAGCGGTTAGAAAGGCTTCTGAAACCGAGCTTTTTCAATACAATATGAAAAATTTAGTGGAAATGGCACATTGCGGAATAACCACGGTAGAGGGAAAAAGCGGTTATGGGCTTGATGAGAAATCAGAGCTAAAACAGTTAAGGGTGTTAAACCGCCTGAATAAGTCCCAACCTATTGATGTGATTTCCACCTTTTTGGGTGCACATGCTTTCCCGCACAATTACAGGGATAAAAGGGAATATCTTGAATATTTGCTTGGCTTCACTGATAAAGTGAAAGAATATACAGATACAGCTGATATTTTCTGTGAAAAGGGCGTTTTTGAGCCTGATGAGAGCAGAAGATTTTTGAAGGAATTGGTAAAACAGGGTTTCAGGATAAGAATGCATGCTGATGAACTAGTAAATTCTGGCGGCGGGAAACTTGCCGTTGAGCTTGGGGCTGTTTCAGCGGATCACTTAATTGCAGCAGATGAGGTTACTCTTGAAACAATAGCGAACAGTGATGTCACAGCGGTATTAATGCCTGGAACTTCTTTCTTTCTAAAAGAGAAGTATGCAAGAGGAGATTTTCTGGTTGAACATAATGGGATTGTTGCGTTAGGGTCAGATTTCAACCCGGGTTCATGCAACATCTATAACCCTCAAATCGTAATTCATCTTGCAGTTTCTCGAAACGGTCTCAGTGTAGAAGAGGCGATAACTGCTTATACAGCAAATAGTGCTCATGTATTGAGTATGGCTGACAGTAAAGGGTTATTGGAAATAGGCTATGATGCCGACATTGCTCTCCTCGATATGGATAGTTACATCGATTTGCCGTATATGTTCTCCAGAAAGATCGTTACCGCCACGATTAAAAAAGGAAGAGTGATAGCCGGTGACCTTTGA
- a CDS encoding TIGR00269 family protein, with protein sequence MKCKKCSSEAIIHLKQHNIALCQEHYEEFFYSRVKKAVKKYRMFGPDWKILVAVSGGKDSLVLWEVLNDLGYNAHGLYIDLGIGKYSEISKSKAISFAERKGLKLFISSVREYLGGLSTPEAAKLMRRKTCSICGLVKRYIMNRFSNESNYDVIATGHNLDDEAATLFGNITHWQLGYLEKQYPVLPRTHHKLTPKVKPLILLSEREVATFALMKGIDYIMEECPASRGASSMLYKELLNTLEVNQPGTKHRFLTEYFKVREIFSGYEGEIELKECSNCGYPTTQDTCSFCKLQEGIRKRLDEKRH encoded by the coding sequence TTGAAATGTAAGAAGTGTTCATCAGAAGCGATAATACATCTCAAGCAACACAATATAGCCCTTTGTCAGGAGCATTACGAAGAGTTTTTTTACTCCCGGGTGAAAAAGGCTGTAAAAAAATACAGGATGTTTGGACCTGATTGGAAGATACTTGTGGCTGTTTCTGGAGGCAAAGATAGTCTTGTTCTATGGGAAGTTCTGAATGATCTTGGTTATAATGCACATGGGCTCTATATAGATCTTGGAATTGGAAAATATTCAGAGATTTCGAAAAGTAAAGCAATTTCTTTTGCTGAAAGGAAAGGGCTAAAGCTTTTCATTTCCAGCGTGAGAGAGTATCTTGGTGGACTCTCCACTCCCGAGGCGGCAAAGCTCATGCGCAGAAAGACATGTTCGATTTGCGGTCTTGTGAAAAGATATATAATGAACCGGTTTTCTAACGAGTCGAATTATGATGTGATAGCAACAGGTCATAACCTTGATGATGAAGCTGCAACGCTCTTTGGTAACATAACACACTGGCAACTGGGGTATCTTGAAAAGCAATATCCAGTCTTGCCAAGAACTCATCATAAACTAACCCCAAAGGTAAAACCTTTGATTCTCCTGAGCGAGAGGGAAGTAGCAACTTTTGCCCTTATGAAAGGTATTGATTATATCATGGAAGAATGTCCCGCCTCTCGCGGTGCTTCTTCGATGTTGTATAAAGAGCTTTTGAACACTCTCGAAGTTAATCAGCCTGGCACAAAACATCGTTTCTTGACAGAATATTTTAAGGTTAGAGAAATCTTTTCTGGCTATGAAGGTGAAATCGAGCTTAAAGAATGTAGCAATTGTGGTTATCCCACAACACAGGATACGTGCTCTTTTTGCAAATTGCAGGAGGGAATCAGGAAAAGATTAGATGAGAAAAGGCACTGA
- a CDS encoding NUDIX hydrolase, producing the protein MEVQEPKAEKSIQCKEIFTGNIIKVEKHRVKLIDGSESHREVVRHQGAVAVVPVFGDKIILVKQFRFPVNQFLLEIPAGKLEEGEEPELCAVRELKEETGYKAMKLTKLSEMYTSPGFSDEKIHIFLAEVIPDGEPEPDSGEFIEKIELSFQDIVKEILSGKILDGKTIAGVLMAEKHLNI; encoded by the coding sequence ATGGAAGTTCAGGAACCAAAAGCCGAAAAATCCATACAATGTAAAGAGATTTTTACTGGCAATATTATAAAGGTGGAAAAGCACAGAGTTAAACTGATAGATGGTTCTGAGAGCCATCGGGAAGTAGTGCGTCATCAAGGTGCTGTCGCAGTAGTACCTGTTTTTGGCGATAAGATAATACTTGTAAAGCAATTTCGGTTTCCAGTCAACCAGTTTTTACTGGAAATCCCCGCTGGAAAACTGGAAGAAGGCGAGGAACCAGAACTCTGTGCTGTCAGGGAACTGAAAGAGGAAACGGGTTATAAAGCAATGAAATTAACGAAATTAAGTGAAATGTACACTTCACCGGGATTTTCTGACGAAAAAATTCACATCTTTCTCGCTGAGGTTATACCCGATGGAGAACCAGAACCTGATTCCGGAGAGTTTATAGAAAAGATAGAGCTTTCCTTTCAAGACATTGTAAAAGAGATTCTTTCAGGTAAAATTTTAGATGGAAAGACCATTGCCGGGGTGCTCATGGCTGAAAAACATTTAAACATCTGA